The Epinephelus lanceolatus isolate andai-2023 chromosome 8, ASM4190304v1, whole genome shotgun sequence genome includes a window with the following:
- the cfap276 gene encoding protein CFAP276 has product MSSRDPFPSKKFENNFSLSSFRLQQRKTYDKPTHLAQTEEPWSRLHDTATLSSSRRSVMHYEHQAPNDSLDFHLKSVYDHHKDFFLGKNQILYQKETVTEDHRKEENSKQDMLEKEQETDIRVWVDPQRRSIYSIK; this is encoded by the exons ATGTCAAGCCGGGATCCTTTCCCCTCCAAAAAGTTTGAGAACAACTTCAGTCTGAGCAGCTTCCGGCTCCAGCAG AGGAAAACATATGATAAACCAACTCACCTCGCCCAAACAGAGGAACCCTGGAGTCGCCTCCATGATACAGCCACTTTGTCCAGCTCTCGGCGGAGTGTTATGCATTATGAGCATCAG GCTCCAAACGACAGCCTCGACTTCCACCTGAAGTCCGTCTACGATCACCACAAGGACTTCTTCTTGGGAAAGAACCAGATATTATACCAGAAGGAGACCGTCACTGAGGATCACAG GAAGGAGGAAAACTCAAAGCAGGACATGCTGGAAAAGGAACAAGAGACAGATATCAGAGTGTGGGTCGATCCACAGAGGCGCTCCATTTACAGCATTAAGTGA
- the elapor1 gene encoding endosome/lysosome-associated apoptosis and autophagy regulator 1: MHLRHLLLGLLFAQASAELPMCKESDYHFEYTECDVLGSRWRVAVPNKADICTGLPDPVKGTQCTFSCSEGEFLDMQSQQCQKCAAGTYSLGTGVAFDEWDSLPSGFVTHGVTGNGGDSHTDCSNSTWTPKGDHIASNTDECTATLSYAVSLKQPGTVTFDYFYPDSNIYFEFFVQNDQCQSTDSESRWMKISDSFFSKHGVELKSGNNVLYWRTTGYTLEGSTIKPVLLKNIAISGVSYTSECFHCKPGTHSAKAGSARCTPCPADTYSNKGATVCHQCEKDKYSEAGSGSCKPRPACTNSDYFYTHTPCDSEGKTQLMYKWIEPKICCETAKEAVKLPASGEKQTCPPCNPGFFVTNSSICEPCTQGFFSNGTACNECPVGTEPVVGYEYKWWNTMPSNMKSTVFRREFGESEHSTAWEVAGEYIYTAPGDQDTDYLMLTLDVPGYRLPQSVAKDSETSELSRITFVFKTTCTADCKFYFLAGYNQWNNELVEHWKGSNMQQSYSYVIQSNSTTSFTWTFRRTEERNVERKYSSDSAKIFSIHITNVIGGVATECSRCALNSAMADSACVPCPPGHYMVSETGACESCPPNTFIRAGQPVGEAACVQCGPNTQRNKAYTACLSDCTLDVQTGEGALLHYDFSPLSNVSGFHSSPRFTNKGLRYFHRFNFGLCGREGRVPATCMDNVTASGKEVRGYVCRATVVPSEIRSQSVVSTQPFIIGDSLAGVTTDTTLNGISSPEWLFPAASGLPDVIFYYKSIETTQACKQGRSTTVRLRCNPTVTAKDHITLPSNCSEGTCDGCTFHFLWQSQHACPLCTKDHYREIISACVQGIQRTTYVWQQPLQCFGGESLPPQKVSACVTLDFWLKFGVSTGTIAAVLLISISCYFWKKTRKLQYKYSKLMMSSGGKECELPTADSCAIMEGEDAEDDLMDLTKKSFFTKIKSFSRERTSDGFDSVPLKSSSSHHQILEEDSDD, encoded by the exons ATGCACCTGAGACACCTTTTACTGGGGCTGCTTTTTGCACAAGCCTCTGCGGAGCTGCCCATGTGCAAAGAG TCAGATTATCACTTTGAGTACACAGAGTGTGACGTACTCGGGTCACGATGGAGAGTGGCGGTTCCCAACAAAGCTGACATATGCACAGGCCTCCCCGATCCAGTTAAAGGGACACAGTGCA CCTTCTCCTGTAGTGAGGGGGAGTTCCTTGACATGCAGTCGCAGCAGTGCCAGAAGTGTGCTGCAGGCACCTACTCGCTGGGCACTGGCGTGGCCTTTGATGAGTGGGACAGCCTGCCGTCTGGTTTTGTCACCCATGGGGTGACCGGCAATGGCGGGGATTCCCACACAGACTGCTCCAA TTCAACCTGGACGCCAAAGGGTGATCACATAGCCTCAAACACAGACGAGTGCACTGCAACGCTGTCGTATGCTGTGAGCCTGAAGCAACCTGGAACTGTGACCTTTGATTATTTCTACCCGGACAGCAACATTTACTTTGAGTTCTTT GTTCAGAATGACCAGTGTCAGTCTACAGACTCTGAGAGCCGCTGGATGAAGATCTCTGACAGCTTCTTCAGCAAACACGGG GTTGAGCTTAAGAGCGGCAACAATGTGTTGTACTGGAGAACCACTGGGTATACTCTGGAGGGCAGCACTATCAAACCCGTGCTGTTAAAAAACATCGCCATCTCAG gaGTGTCCTACACCTCAGAGTGTTTCCACTGTAAACCCGGCACCCACAGTGCAAAAGCAGGATCTGCCCGCTGCACCCCTTGCCCTGCTGACACCTACTCCAACAAGGGTGCCACCGTTTGCCATCAGTGTGAAAAAGACAAATACTCAG AGGCTGGCTCAGGGAGCTGCAAACCGAGACCTGCGTGTACAAACAGTGACTACTTCTACACCCACACACCCTGTGACTCTGAGGGAAAG ACTCAGCTAATGTACAAGTGGATCGAGCCGAAGATCTGCTGTGAGACTGCCAAAGAAGCCGTGAAGCTGCCTGCATCAGGGGAGAAGCAAACCTGTCCTCCATGCAACCCGGGTTTCTTTGTCACCAACTCTTCCATCTGTGAACCCTGCACCCAAGGTTTCTTCTCAAACGGCACAG CCTGCAACGAGTGCCCCGTTGGAACAGAGCCAGTGGTGGGTTATGAGTACAAATGGTGGAACACGATGCCGAGCAACATGAAGAGCACCGTCTTTCGCCGAGAGTTTGGCGAATCTGAACACAGCACAG CATGGGAGGTGGCTGGAGAGTACATCTACACTGCCCCCGGGGATCAGGACACAGACTACCTAATGCTCACGCTCGATGTCCCTGGATACAG GCTGCCTCAGTCTGTGGCCAAAGACAGCGAGACGAGTGAACTTTCTCGGATCACCTTCGTCTTTAAGACCACGTGTACCGCTGACTGCAAATTTTACTTCCTGGCG GGTTACAATCAGTGGAATAACGAATTGGTGGAGCACTGGAAAGGCAGCAACATGCAACAGTCATACTCCTATGTGATCCAGAGCAACAGCACCACCAGCTTCACCTGGACGTTTAGAAGAACAGAGGAACGTAACGTG GAGCGGAAATACAGCTCTGACTCTGCAAAGATCTTCTCCATCCACATCACCAATGTGATCGGAGGTGTGGCCACTGAGTGTAGCCGCTGTGCCCTTAATTCCGCTATGGCCGACTCCGCCTGTGTTCCCTGCCCACCGGGACACTACATGGTCAGCGAGACTGGAGCGTGTGAGAGCTGCCCGCCGAACACCTTCATCAGGGCCGGTCAGCCGGTCGGAGAGGCTGCTTGTGTTCAGTGTGgaccaaacacacagagaaacaag GCCTACACAGCTTGTCTCAGTGACTGTACGTTGGATGTGCAGACAGGAGAAGGCGCGCTGCTGCACTATGACTTCTCTCCTCTGTCCAACGTCAGCGGCTTCCACAGCAGCCCCCGCTTCACCAACAAAGGCCTGAGATATTTCCATCGCTTTAATTTTGGCCTGTGTGGGAGAGAG GGCAGAGTACCAGCTACCTGCATGGACAATGTGACAGCGAGTGGGAAAGAGGTCAGAGGTTACGTCTGTAGGGCCACTGTGGTTCCTTCTGAAATCAGGAGTCAGAGTGTGGTGTCCACCCAGCCTTTCATCATCGGTGACTCACTTGCCG GTGTGACGACAGACACGACCCTGAATGGCATCTCATCTCCAGAGTGGCTGTTTCCCGCAGCATCCGGCCTGCCAGATGTCATCTTCTATTACAA GTCCATTGAGACGACTCAGGCCTGTAAACAAGGCAGGTCGACCACCGTCAGGCTGAGATGTAACCCCACAGTGACTGCTAAAGACCACATCACGCTGCCAAG TAACTGTTCAGAGGGGACGTGTGATGGTTGTACTTTCCACTTTCTGTGGCAGAGCCAGCATGCATGTCCACTCTGCACCAAAGACCACTACAGAGAGATTATCAGCGCTTGTGTCCAAGGAATACAG agaaCCACCTATGTGTGGCAGCAGCCGTTGCAGTGTTTCGGAGGAGAATCACTACCACCACAAAAAGTCAGTGCCTGTGTGACTCTGGATTTCTGGCTCAAGTTTGGTGTTTCCACGGGAACGATCGCTGCTGTGCTGCTCATCAGTATCAGCTGCTATTTCTGGAAGAAGACACGCAA GTTGCAGTATAAGTACTCCAAGCTGATGATGAGCTCCGGGGGTAAAGAGTGCGAGCTGCCCACTGCAGACAGCTGTGCAATAATGGAGGGAGAGGACGCAGAGGACGACCTCATGGACCTCACCAAGAAGTCCTTCTTCACCAAAATTAAGTCCTTCTCACGAGAG AGGACATCAGATGGATTTGACTCGGTTCCACTCAAATCATCTTCGTCACACCATCAAATACTGGAGGAAGACTCTGATGATTAA